The DNA window AGACCTCGATGGACTCCTCGGAGCGCAGCATGTCCTCCGGAAGGATCACGTAGTAGACGGGGACGTCGGAGTCCTCGGCTGCCTGGACCAGCACGTCCTGTTCGGGCTGGGGGAAGGCGTCGGAGGCGCTCTCCTCGATGAAGAGGTGGTTGTCCTGCAACTGGCTGGCAACGTCATCGGCCGGGGGGACCGCGTCGGCGTTCGCCGGCGCTGCCATGACTGCGGTGAGCCCCGCTGCGAACAGGGCCGGTACTACCAAGCGGCGCAACATGATTGTCCTTTACCTCGGGGCGCGAAACCCAGAATCGGTTCCTGGATACCCCGTCTGTCGAACAGGTACCCGGTGTGATGCGGTTTTCCTGGTGGCCATCGGGCCGGCGACCTCCCCTCTTCGGCGAGAGGCGACACCGGTCCCGTAACGAAGACGAACAGCCACCGCTGTGGGTTCCCGCGGTGGTGGGAAAAAGAGTGCGGCCCGCCGCAGCGGACCGCACTCCGGGTGGTTCGTCGGACAGCGCGCCTACGTCGAGGCGGCCAGTCGGGTGTCGGAGTCCTCGGGTTCCTCCGCGGACCCCTCGGAAGTTCCGGCGTCAGCCTGGTGCGCCTCGGCCGCGTCGCGTTCCGCCTCCGTGGTGAACTCCGGTTCGACGAACCCGTCCAGGCCGCGCGGCGCGTTGTAGCGCTCGGTGTCCAGGATCCGTTCCCGCTTGGAGACGATGGTGGGCACGAGCGCCTGGCCGGCCACGTTGGTGGCGGTGCGGCCCATGTCCAGGATCGGGTCGACGGCCAGCAGCAGGCCGACGCCTTCCAGCGGCAGCCCGACCGTGGACAGGGTCAGGGTCAGCATGACCGTGGCACCGGTGGTCCCGGCGGTGGCCGCGGAGCCGATCACGGAGACGAACACGATCAGCAGGTAGTCGGTGATGCCCAGCGGGACGCCGAAGAACTGCGCGACGAACAGCGCCGCGACCGCCGGGTAGATGGCGGCGCACCCGTCCATCTTGGTGGTGGCGCCGAACGGCACCGCGAACGACGCGTAGTGCTGGGGAACGCCGAAGTTCGTCTCCGCGACGCGCTGGGTGACGGGCATGGTGCCCATCGAGGAGCGGGACACGAAGCCCAGCTGGACGGCCGGCCACACCCCGCTGAAGAACTTCGTCATGGGCAGGCCGTGCGCCCGCGCCAGCAGCGGGTAGACGACGAACACCACCAGCACCAGGCCGAGGTAGATCGCGCCGACGAACGCGCCGAGCGCGCCGATGGTGGTCCAGCCGTAGCTGTAGACCGCGTTGCCCAGCAGCCCCAGGGTGCCCAGCGGGGCGAGCCGGATGATCCACCACAGGATCTTCAGGACGATCTGCAGCGCGGACTGGACGACGTTGAGGAACGGTTCGGCCGGTTTGCCGACCTTGACGACGGCGACTCCCACCGCGATGGAGATCGCGATGAGCTGCAGCGCGTTGAAGTCCAGCGTCGTGGTGAGCGCGCCGCTCTCCTGGGCGGTCTCGGCGCCCAGTCCCAGGAAGTTCTGCGGGACGATGCTCTCCAGGAAGGCGAGCCAGCTTCCCTGGCTGTCGGCCGCCTCGGCGGAGGAGGGGTCGACGCCGCTGTTCGCGCCGGGTTGGATGAACGAGCCCAGCCCCAGCCCGATCGTCACCGCGACGAGGGCGGTGATCGCGAACCACAGCAGGGTCTGTCCCGCCAGCCGGGCGGCGTTGGTGACGTTGCGCAGGCTGGCGATCGAGGAGATGACGGCGAGGATGATCAGCGGCGGGACGATCGCCATGAGCAGCGTGACGAACGTCGAGCCGATGGTGTCCAGGGTGACACCGAGCCAGTTGGGGTCAGCGTCCTCACCGACCGGACCCATGTAGCGGGCCACGACGCCCAGGCCGACGCCGAGGACCAGACCGACAAGGACCTGAACTGCGAAGGGGATACGTCTGAGTGCGGATAGCACGGGGTGACTCCATGATCGGACAACAGGCACCGCGGCGTCCCTGTGGTGGGGGAGGTGCGGTGGCGGGTGACGTCGCGGACGGGTCGCGTCCGCCTCAGGGCAGAATCAGCGCGGTTGTCACAGCCGGCGACACGCCTGGCTGGCGATCCGGCACAGGTCCACGTGCCGTCGCCCGGTAAGTCCCCAAATGTTCGTCACGTGTCAGTACAATAGCCCAAACGCCGATTTTATTCCGCACTGCCGGGATGTCGATCACGTCACGATCGTTTCCGCTGGTGAGAACGAGTCCGGGGAGTCGGTGCCGCGAAGGGCGGAGAAGAGGGCGGGTTTTTCCTGCGGTGGCGTGGGACACAGCGGTACCGTCCGGGTACGGCTCACCGGTATCGGGCCTTGGTGCGGGTAAGAGGAGTGGCTCATGAGGGGGCGCGGATGCGCGACATGGTGGTAACCGAGAACATCACTGTGGACGGCGTGATTGACGGTGCCGGAGGGTGGTTCGCCCCGGCCAACGTGGACCCGGACGAGATGTCCGACCTCAACGCCGCGCTCGCCGAGCAGAGCGTCGCCGCTGACGCCGTGGTCTTCGGGCGGGTGACCTTCGAGGAGAGCGCGGCTACTGGCCGGCGCGGCGGGACGACCCCAGCGGTGTTTCGAACTACCTGGACACGGTGTCCAAGTACGTGTTCTCCACTTCCCTGGAGGACCCCCAGTGGCAGTACACGACGGTGCTGCGCGGCGATGCGGGTGAGGAGATCCGGGAGCTGAAGTCGCTTCCGGGGAAGGACATCGTCGCCACCGGGAGCATCCGGCTGGTCCACAGTCTCATCGCCGCCGGCGTGGTGGACGAGTACCGGCTGTTCGTCTATCCGGTGGTGCGTGGACAGGGGGCCCGACTGTTCGCCGATGCCGCGGCGGCCCAACAGTTGCGCTTGGTGGAGTCGCGCCCGTTCCGCTCCGGGGGCATCCTGCTTCGCTACCGAAGCGAGTAGCTGTGTCCGGCCGGGCTCGTGGCCGCTGTGGACGCTCTCGCGGAACACCGGTCGCTGTGCGCTCACGAAGTGGTCTCTCACGGTGAGACCGCGTCTCCGGTGAGGACGGTGATCGGGCAGCGTTCCGGACGTCGAGCAGGCGTCGGCGCTCGGCGCGAGCCTGCGCGCGGTCAACGAGGCCGCGAACCGGGTGTCGGAGGTGGCGTTTGAGCGTGGCGTGCCGCGTGAATATGAGCTGCGCAAGCACACCTACGCCGAGCTGAAGGCCCGTGGGCTGGGAGCGCAGGCCGCCCAGCACGTCATCAAGAAGGTGCGCGACGCCGACACCACGCTCACGGCCAACATTCGTGCCGGGAACCTCGGCGCGCCAGGATCGAAACGCCGCCGCAGGGCCGAGTCGACACCGATCGCCTTCCGACCTGAGGCCGCCCAGCCCTACGACGATCGATGCTTGTCCTGGCAGTACGACCGCCGAACCGTGTCGCTCTGGACCACGGCGGGCCGTATCAAGAACGTCCGCTTCGCCTGCTCGGCGGAGGCGCTCACGAGGCTCCAGCAGCATCGGCAGGGCGAGTCCGACCTGATCGAGCGTGACGGCGTCTTCTACCTCATTGCCACGTGCGAGGTGCCCGAGGGCGAGCAGTATGAGCCGGACGGCTTCATCGGTGTGGACCTCGGTATCGCCAACATCGCCACCACCTCGACCGGCTACCAGGCTGCCGGGCGCGGCCTGAACCGCCACCGCAAGCGACAGCTCGTCCTGCGAGCCAAGCTCCAGAAGAAGCGCACGAAGTCCGCCAAGCGGCGGCTCAAGGCCCGCGCCCGCCGCGAGGCGCGGCACGCCGCGAACCAGAACCACATTATCTCTAAGACGATCGTGACCGAGGCTGAACGCACCTCGTCCGGACTGTCACTCGAAGAGTTGACGGGTATCCGGCAGAGGGTACGGCTATCCAAGCCCCAACGGGTCGCGCTGCACTCCTGGGCCTTCGCCCAGCTCGCAGGATTCATCGTCTACAAGGCCAAGGGGGCGGGTGTGCCCCTGGTCGTCGTTGACCCTGCCTACACGTCGCAGATGTGCGCACAGTGCCAGCACATCGACCAGCGCAACCGTGTCGACCAGGGGCTTTTCATCTGCCGGGGGTGTGGGGTCGTTGCCCACGCCGACCGGAATGCTTCCCACAACATCGCCCACCGTGGCGAGAGCGTGTGGAATGCGGGGCGTGAGTCACGCGTCCCTGCCACCCCATAACGGGGTGTCTGGACGGAGGAGCCCACCCAGCAGCCAGTTGGGCGCTACCTCCGAGCCCGGTCGTTCACGGCCGGGTCAAGTTGACGCAGAACAGTCCGTGGGCGTGGATGGGGGTGCAGTGCCAGGTCCAGGCCCAGTAGCACGCCTGTCCGTCGATCCCGAAGCACAATCTCTCGCCGTAGACCCCGATCTTCAGGTCGGCCTTGGTGAGGAAGGCCCCCGGGTGGATCTCGATGTAGGAGCTCATCCGCGAGAGCTGGAAGTGCGAATTGCCGACCTTGTGGCCGAACACCTTCGCGTTGGCGTCCACAACGGCCCGCCAGGGTTCCTCGGAGTGGAACACCACTTCGATGTCGACGTCCAGAACCCCGGGAACGACTCCGATGGTCCAGGCGCGACTGTATCCGGTTTTTGGGGGGCTTTTCTGGGGTTTTCGGCTTTACCTCGACGGGTTTGGGGTCGGCGAGGTAGTTGCTCAGCCCCTCCTTGTAGTCCTTTTTCGCCTTTTCGGGGTCGCGTCCGGTCTGTTTTCCGATGTATTCCCACTGCTCCTTCGGGAGCAGTGCCATGTCATCGATGCTGGCGACGGCCATCCGTGGCTCCTCCTTGTCGGGTGTGCTGCTACGGCGGGCGCCGAAGCTCACCCGGGGTGCTGCCCCGCGTTTCCTCTTTCTTATCCATTCCTCTCTGCTGCTCAGGGAGGAATATCGAGTATTTTCGTTACATATGGCGATGGCCAGTGAGGGCATCGTTTCCCTCGGGTTATCTGTTTTCGAGTGCTGGTCCGAGTTTCGTGCGTCCCTATTTTGTATTCCGGGTGGGTGGATCGTTTTCCCGGTGGTCGGAGAGGAAAACGGACTCGTGGTTTTCCCTGGGGTGCGAGTGGTGGTGCGGCGCCGTGCGCCGCGCTCGGCGATTCCGCCGGGCATCGGAAAAGGACAGGTGTCCGGGCGGTAGCCCGCCGCCCGCTCCTCGCCCGCCTGGTACCAGCGGGTTCCACGGCCGCTCCGACGGTCCGGGCAGGCTGGATCCGCCGAGGCGCGCACCCCCATCCTCCTCGGCGGCACCGCTGTGCCCCGGCCGTCCCGAACCCACCCCGCCTTGACAAGGAGTCAGGGAATTAGCAAACTTCCTAACTGATGGAGGTTGAGGTTCTCAGGGCGCTGGCGAGCCAGCGGCGGCTGCGGATTCTGGAGTGGCTGCGCGACCCGGTCGCGCACTTCCCGCCGCAGGCGGACGGGGATTTGGAGACCGACGGTGTGTGCGGGGTCCTGATCGCCCAGAAGCTGGAGGTCAGCCAGCCGACGGCTGGCGAGCACCTGAAGGTGCTCGTCTCGGCGGGGCTGATCGAGGCGAAGCGGACCAAGCAGTGGGTGTTCTATCGCCGCGACGAGGACCGCATCCGGGAGGTCAAGCGAGCTTTCCAACACGATTGGTGACGGAACGTGGACGCACCCGAGGATCGTGCCGGTGTGGGCACGTATGAGCGACTGGTCCGGCTGCTGGACGAGCGCGGCGCATCCTACCGGCTGATCGACCATGCGCCGGAAGGCCGGACGGAGGCGGTCAGCCGCCTGCGCGGGAACGCGCTGCAGCAGGCCGCCAAGTGCGTCGTTGTGCTGGTCAAGGTGGACAAGAGAACGCGAAGGTACGTGCTGGCCGTCGTCCCCGGCCACGCCCGCGTGGACCTGGCCGCACTGAAGGCGCTCCACCACGGCCGCTACGCTGGGTTCGCCGACAACGAGACCGCCGAGCGGCTCTCCGGCAGCGTCAGTGGAACGATCCTGCCGGTCACCTTCACCGACGAACTCGAGCTCGTCGTTGACCCCTCGCTGCTGGAGCGCGACGAGATCTTCTTCAACGCCGCGCGTCTGGACCGCTCCCTGGCCCTGGCGACCGGGGACTACCGCCGCGCCGCCCAACCCAGGGTGCATCCGATCGCCCAACCTCCGGTCGAACCCGCCACCGGCGGGAACCCTCGGGAGACGGAGGCCGACCGTGCCTGACCCGAGTCCCCACACTGTCCATATGGAACCGGGGTCCGTCGAACTCCCGCGGGGGCAGGGCGCGACCGTTTCCCGAGAGCTCCAGCACCGGCCGGTCGCGCCGGAACGGACCACCATGCTCATGGTCGAACAGGCCGGGGCGCGTCCCACGGGCGACAGCGCCAACCGCGGAGTCACACCATGGACCCCGGCATGAGCACGGCAGACACCGGACGGTGGGTGTTCGACGCCC is part of the Haloactinospora alba genome and encodes:
- a CDS encoding dicarboxylate/amino acid:cation symporter — its product is MLSALRRIPFAVQVLVGLVLGVGLGVVARYMGPVGEDADPNWLGVTLDTIGSTFVTLLMAIVPPLIILAVISSIASLRNVTNAARLAGQTLLWFAITALVAVTIGLGLGSFIQPGANSGVDPSSAEAADSQGSWLAFLESIVPQNFLGLGAETAQESGALTTTLDFNALQLIAISIAVGVAVVKVGKPAEPFLNVVQSALQIVLKILWWIIRLAPLGTLGLLGNAVYSYGWTTIGALGAFVGAIYLGLVLVVFVVYPLLARAHGLPMTKFFSGVWPAVQLGFVSRSSMGTMPVTQRVAETNFGVPQHYASFAVPFGATTKMDGCAAIYPAVAALFVAQFFGVPLGITDYLLIVFVSVIGSAATAGTTGATVMLTLTLSTVGLPLEGVGLLLAVDPILDMGRTATNVAGQALVPTIVSKRERILDTERYNAPRGLDGFVEPEFTTEAERDAAEAHQADAGTSEGSAEEPEDSDTRLAAST
- a CDS encoding putative leader peptide; this translates as MTNIWGLTGRRHVDLCRIASQACRRL
- a CDS encoding dihydrofolate reductase family protein, producing MSKYVFSTSLEDPQWQYTTVLRGDAGEEIRELKSLPGKDIVATGSIRLVHSLIAAGVVDEYRLFVYPVVRGQGARLFADAAAAQQLRLVESRPFRSGGILLRYRSE
- a CDS encoding RNA-guided endonuclease InsQ/TnpB family protein codes for the protein MRAVNEAANRVSEVAFERGVPREYELRKHTYAELKARGLGAQAAQHVIKKVRDADTTLTANIRAGNLGAPGSKRRRRAESTPIAFRPEAAQPYDDRCLSWQYDRRTVSLWTTAGRIKNVRFACSAEALTRLQQHRQGESDLIERDGVFYLIATCEVPEGEQYEPDGFIGVDLGIANIATTSTGYQAAGRGLNRHRKRQLVLRAKLQKKRTKSAKRRLKARARREARHAANQNHIISKTIVTEAERTSSGLSLEELTGIRQRVRLSKPQRVALHSWAFAQLAGFIVYKAKGAGVPLVVVDPAYTSQMCAQCQHIDQRNRVDQGLFICRGCGVVAHADRNASHNIAHRGESVWNAGRESRVPATP
- a CDS encoding ArsR/SmtB family transcription factor gives rise to the protein MEVEVLRALASQRRLRILEWLRDPVAHFPPQADGDLETDGVCGVLIAQKLEVSQPTAGEHLKVLVSAGLIEAKRTKQWVFYRRDEDRIREVKRAFQHDW
- a CDS encoding YbaK/EbsC family protein is translated as MGTYERLVRLLDERGASYRLIDHAPEGRTEAVSRLRGNALQQAAKCVVVLVKVDKRTRRYVLAVVPGHARVDLAALKALHHGRYAGFADNETAERLSGSVSGTILPVTFTDELELVVDPSLLERDEIFFNAARLDRSLALATGDYRRAAQPRVHPIAQPPVEPATGGNPRETEADRA
- a CDS encoding cupin domain-containing protein → MEPGSVELPRGQGATVSRELQHRPVAPERTTMLMVEQAGARPTGDSANRGVTPWTPA